The following coding sequences lie in one Candidatus Neomarinimicrobiota bacterium genomic window:
- a CDS encoding homocysteine S-methyltransferase family protein, with translation MIQSLLEKAKSGVTLLGDGAMGTELQNRGLPAGGCPEEYNVSHPEIIQAIYHDYFDAGSEIVETNTFGGNRSRLALHNFEERVAEFCKRSAQLAREVCPEGRFVAGSMGPTGDILEPLGPRTLTDALEMFSEQAEALAEGGVDVIFVETMMAAEEAEIAVRAAKKTTQLPVVATMTFEMGKAGLRTMWGVDVETAVNRLTAAGADIVGSNCGTGFDDMIAIVEEMVSVTTFPIIAQPNAGIPQWEDGVSVYRETPEIIKPKAEKLLDLGVAILGGCCGTNPDHIRMMRQLLDARKA, from the coding sequence GTGATTCAGAGTCTTCTGGAAAAGGCAAAATCGGGAGTAACACTGCTGGGAGACGGTGCCATGGGTACAGAGCTTCAAAACAGGGGACTGCCCGCCGGCGGGTGTCCCGAAGAGTACAACGTCAGCCATCCTGAGATTATCCAGGCCATTTACCACGATTACTTCGATGCAGGTTCAGAGATTGTGGAGACAAACACTTTCGGTGGCAATCGTTCCCGGCTTGCTCTTCACAATTTCGAGGAGCGTGTGGCAGAATTCTGCAAAAGATCAGCCCAACTGGCCCGGGAAGTGTGCCCCGAGGGGCGTTTCGTGGCAGGCTCCATGGGTCCCACGGGCGACATCCTTGAACCCCTGGGACCTCGCACTCTCACGGACGCTCTCGAGATGTTTTCTGAACAGGCAGAAGCCCTCGCAGAAGGAGGCGTGGATGTCATATTCGTGGAGACGATGATGGCTGCCGAGGAAGCCGAAATTGCTGTACGAGCGGCCAAGAAAACAACACAACTTCCCGTTGTGGCGACCATGACGTTCGAGATGGGAAAAGCCGGTCTCCGGACCATGTGGGGAGTGGATGTTGAAACTGCCGTAAACAGACTGACCGCTGCGGGAGCAGACATTGTGGGGTCCAACTGCGGTACGGGTTTCGATGATATGATCGCCATTGTGGAAGAGATGGTTTCGGTGACCACCTTCCCGATAATCGCTCAGCCGAATGCCGGTATTCCACAATGGGAAGACGGAGTTTCCGTTTACAGGGAAACCCCTGAAATCATCAAGCCAAAGGCGGAGAAACTCCTTGATCTCGGGGTGGCCATTCTCGGGGGCTGCTGCGGGACAAATCCTGACCACATCAGGATGATGAGACAACTGCTGGACGCTCGCAAGGCATGA